GACATCAAAGGGCTGGtaagtaaatatttaaacaaataaatgatctTGATGTAAAAATGCACTAGTAACTGTTGGCATGTCTTATTAAAGATTGAGCAAGACTTCATTTTGCAGTTTAGAGACGAGGTGGCTGCCAAGTTTTTAGAAAGGTCAGTCTTAAACCCTGCAGTccatatgacaaaaaaaaaaaaaacctcccggTTTGAAAATTATCacaagatgaaaagaaaaaaaaaaaaaaatcccatcatCTTATAAAAACACTCATCGGCCTATTCTCTATTGTGTGAACAACAAGGCAACAAAACCTTGATTTTTGACCAGGTTTATATGCTTGGATTTCTAATGTATAGGGGTCTATTTTCTTCCTATAAAGGTGGCCTACTGTTTTCAAACAGAAGGTCATCCAGCAGAGTAAGGCTCTCCCCTCCTCAAGCAACCTTGAAGATCTGATCTACTGTGCAGAAGCTACATCACTTCAAGAAGAGGATGACATTATTGCTTCCGGTagttatattattatttttttagctaaCATTTCTTTGCAGCACTTAGCTgtttttcacgttttttttctttcttctgtcaGCATAAAGACTTGTTAAAATGTATTAGTCAGCCATTATATAATCAACTTTTTATATTGTGCAGGATGGGACAGTGATTTATCTTCAGTCATTCTCCTGCTTCACCTGATTCCTCCAACAGCCCAGGGGCGCAAAAGGCCAGGCAAGGTTTCTGCATCTCAAGCTGAGAAACATCTTGTTGTCTTTAAGAAGGTTAGTATTAGTATATTGTTGTGTGATTTCTTTCCTCACTCCCTTTTAAGACAGGTGGGGTGATTAGACATTTGCTTGGGTAGTTCGAGGtaaatgcatttgttttccCTGATCATTATGTAAGcataattaaataaagttaattggttgaatgctataaagcaggagtgtcaaactccaggcctcaagggccgacctcctgcatgtttttcagaaatcctgtcTTATCTGCtattgattacctggatcaggtgtgtttagccaataaggagcttcaatggcaggttggttagaaaacatgcaggacactggcccttgaggcctggggggtattccaggaagcatatttaaactagcctgactttgagcctgaactctggctgaaatccgcctgaacttgcttactctgggtatgtcggttccaaaagaccggatatgagttggcgtaattacgctcgacttggtaaccctgggttaacgcacggtacataaagacattctcaatagatcgccgatttctggagtcaccatggaaacacgtggagaaaaaaaaagaaagcgcgacacttgagacggaagtgagacggagtctgagattttaataacggcggatagaaattataagtccatcaaaaaagtaacacggctgaaagataatttagttaaatttattcaaactcaataattgtttatacaactcaaatttacgtatttatctaactaaatgtcacattacttcatcaatcttttttccatcttaattacttatatttcttgaactttcatatgtctaagtttgagccggcagatatgctcattttttaacaataaaaagaacggaaaaaaatgcacggagtgcaaaaattcatcacAGAATATTCCATTACTGACATAACAGGTTTGGGTGGtagaggtgctatataaactcatcatcctctactttactctcactcatggtgcagagacttaagcatagtaggacaaaatagctcggccaaacacggtgaaacacggtaaaacagctatacaactaaacacattttgtaaaaaacccacacttaaacccaaatccgtccagacaggcaaagggaatgatatcccagaatcccttgcggtgccgatttaacagcagcatcaaagttacacctacttaattgaattaatttgaataaaaggaaaataattgtctgaaaactatgtgttatttttaaggtgacctaacaaaaaaatgatttatcttaactgaagcaaataattaagttagatcaaagtaaaaaagtttatctttccaacatccatatgtggtcttatcagcctctcatggtgtaaaaagtattatctgagctttttcatccactaaatcatcttcaaatggacacgccatgctgcttcacctctctgtaaacaaactaatcttcaactaaacctgctccggaccaggttatgttcagagcatgagttgccatggcaacttgacctaccctgaaacatacctccatttctggaaccgaaagctgaggttatcaacttccttagcctcaaacttattgtgggagctagcataacctgctctctggaatacccccctggagtttgacacatgtgctataaagcattcaaccgttgtttttgtttttctctttatttctttaagttCTGCCATTTTTTGGCACTTAACTCCTACAATATTTCAGCTATTggcttttggtccttcaaatccttgaactttccAAGACATTCCAGGATTTCCGGGATTTTTGcttacatggggaatccttgaaaacctttgcttctttctatggtgcagaagctcgctggtccAATACCCAGCGCtcgcatttttcacaaaaatatatttttttgtcctcGTGCCATTTTCACTACAagtatggtcaactttgataaaaaaaaatgtgttttgttttttgttgccaaTAATTAcccttaaagtttatttttttctcctggaaatgcagctccttcatgTTGTAATTGTTTaatcttcttcatcttcagagTGGAACAAGCATCCAAGAACATGTTGATGCCGTTGCCAACACCACTCAACCCTATCTGCTTGCGATTGGTACAAAGAAGAGCAGAGTCCAGGATTTCTTCATTGTTCTTGACAAGCAGGTCATTCCGTGCAAGTCAACCAGTTCACTTGGAGCTGTTGATGAACTCTTTAAAGCACACTTTGTTTTTGGTACGCTGTACAGTCAGATGCTCCACAACATGTACACCTTCATACAGACAACTGTCTACAATATTGATGTTGCCCAAGTTCAAGAGAGCCCACGTGTGGCAGAGATCAGGGCCAGAATACTACAGTCTACAGACTAGTTAAGAAATAGTCACACAAACAGAACAGGCTAAAAATTTAACTGCATTGTTTTCAGATATCATTAGCATTTGACATTGTTATTTGacctctttttttgttatgaGATTGATATGTTTTGTTTGCCGTGTTCATTTTGTAAATGTCAACAATCTGGTTAGGCATATGCGTTTAATTCATGGTTTTTATAGTGGCAAAGCACTTCGTTTGAAATGTGCTCAGCCAGgatgttgtcatgtttttggaacTTTCTCTGGTTTTAGAAAGCATTTGCTTACTAAACATTGTGAGCAAACTGAGCCTGAAGAGGAATCAGTTGACACTGTAGACAGTGATGTTAGAAATGACTCTCAGTTAGCAATAAACGAAAATACGGCCAGTATTTCTCAAGTTGTGCCTGTATCTGACAGAAGTACTCTTGACTTATGTGCATCTGCTATTGCGCAACTTCAGGTTGCTGGTGTAGCCCAGTCGACTTTAAATGGCTTTGTGTCATCAATGGAAGAGGTTGTTATGGACATACAGAGTCAAGCAAAAGCCACAGCTTTGAAATGTTTAGCACCACAAGACAAACGTTTGAAAATTAAAgttgaaaaaagttttgaaaaacttgAAAACCCTTTTACGTCTTTCAATTCGGAAACAAAACGAAGCAACTATTTTCAACAGAAATGGAAAACTGTTGAACCAGTTGAAAAAGTTCTTGGTGTCAGATTGGAGAACCGAAGAAACAGATCTAGTGGGACTTACAAACAGGTTATTGTGACTGATAAATTTGCATATGTTCCAATTCTAGAGACACTGCAGTCTATTATCAGAAATCCAAATTTTGCACATATGCTGACATCTAGCCATCTTTCCAAGGATGGGGTATACTTTGACATACAGGATGGGCTCTATGTGAAGAGCCATCcgcttttttcaaaaaaagacttTGCCTTTCTCATTCAGTTATTTTACGATGAATTTGAGACTGCTAATCCACTTGGGTCCAAAAAGGGTATACATAAATTAGGGGGTATATATTTTACATTGAGAAATTTTCCACCAAAATTAAATTCATCTTTAGTCAACATACATTTGTGTGCACTTTTTCATGCTCAAGATATCAAAACATATGGTTTTAACACCATCCTTGAGCCAATCATCAGTGATCTGAAGGTGCTTGAAACTTGTGGAATTACATCTCCCATGTTTCAAAGTCCTGTTCGTGGTAGCATTGTCCAAGTCACAGGGGACAATCTTGGTCTTCATGGAATATTTGGGTTTGTTGAGTCATTTAGTGCTCATTACTGCTGTCGTTTTTGTGTCACTGAGAAAAGTGAATTTCAGTCTGTGTTCTGTGAAAATGAAAGCATCATAGTCCGTACAAAAGACATGCACGCAGAGCATTGCTGTACTCTACAGACAAATCCACAACTACCTCATTTTTACGGTGTGAAGCGTTCGAGTCTGTTGAATACTTTGCAGTTTTTTGACACGGCAGATAATCTTTCTGTTGATGTGATGCATGACATTTTGGAGGGAGTTGCACAGTTTGAGGTAAAACTTATATTGGAATATGTACAGCAAAACTTCCTAACAGCAAAAGAACTGTCTGGTAGAACAGAGTCTTTTAACTATGGCCACACGGAGCGACGAAATCGTCCTCCTGCTGTCAAGTTGTTTGATGGTAGTAATGACTTGGGCTTGAATGCAATACAGTCATGGTGTTTGCTGCGCAATATGCCATTGATATTTGGTGATTTAGTGCAGAAAGGCAATGAGTACTGGCATCTTTTATTATTGCTTCTCCAGATAGTTGGTATTGTATTTGCTCCGGTTATAACAGATGGTATGACTATCTTTTTGAAACACCTAATCGTGGAGCATCATCAGCTTTTTAAACATCTGTTTCCTTCCAGAAACCTCTTGCCTAAACATCACTTCATGATACACTATCCACGATGTATAAGAAATATTGGACCGATTCTACACATGTGGTCAATGCGTTATGAggcaaaacacaacttttttaaaacccaactgaaaagtttcaaaaatatcaCCAAGACTTTGGCTAAAAGGCACCAAAGATACATGGCCTTGCATTGGGAAGCTTTTAGTCATTTCAGATTAATGGTTGGTCcaggaaaaatgttttggcTTCAAGATTTGAAAGAGGGTCCTGAAATTGCTGACAAATTAAACACAGCAATATCCACTAATGTTCTGTCAGTGAAGTGGGTGAAACACAATGGAACTGAATATAAACCTGGCCTAATAGTTTGTGTTGAGGTAGCTAATGAGATGCCAGTATTTTATAAAATCCACacaatttttgtcaaggatGAGCAAGTTGTTCTAGCTCTTTCTGGTGtcgaaactgtttgttttgatgAACATTACCATGCATTCAAAATACTGTTAAAGCCTTTCCAGATTGTGACAGTGTtaaatattcaggacttgttcTACTATAAACCAATGGATGTTCAAATGACATATGGACCCTCAGATACCTCAATGTATGTGGTTCCGTATTGCCATCTAATGCAAGTGTGAGTGGTGTTAAGGCATTTGGACTTTACCTTGgacgtttttctttatttcctccACTATATTTGGACTTCATAGTCAAGGGTCTCTTTCTACTCTTTCAGTGGTAATTTGTGTCCAACTGGGTGACATTTAAAGtgaattgttttaaattgaatgtttttattctcaAATTCTAATAAAGACCTTTTGTGACtatgtgttctttttttctgccgATATTCTTAGTGTTCAACTTTAAGCATTAGTACAATTTTGCAGAGAATTgccttttagtttaaaaaattttAACACTGCAGATATTGGGCAAAAATTGACACTGAATGAACTCGATGAGCAGTGTCAATTTTAACACTGGTGTGGGATGCGTTTAAAGGAGTTAATTGTAAATAACAAAACTGTAATTGTAATTTTTAACCAACACTGTGGGTGTTAATTTTTGTCAAAGTGTAAAAATGATTCAAcactttttattgttaaatgtgAACAGAGAGTGTCAATTATTAACACCCAAAAGAGTTATGTTAACTCTGAAAATTCTACACTGTCTTCAGTGTCACTTTAACTCTGAGCCAGATAAGGACCGTATGTTATCTGGCTCAGAGTTAGAATCAACTCTTTAAGTGTTGCATTAACACTTCTGTTTTTACTGTgaggacgtacaacgagggaatgatcaaataaatgcattacttacgggctgagactgatcccgttcagaagacctctccgccatgtttgccgcccgcgtcctcccaactgctgtgctgaacagctctctccctcgtcagttgagagtgaagagtgtaaggggccattcgattggctaaaagcgaacccgcctgctttcccgatgagtttgattgacagattcactagccaatggtgagattagtcgacccgctccgtcagatgagtctcaatattcaccgtagaaaaatctctcacacacacggagagattcacaaacgagaacgggattttgaatgcacagtctgcaattcgaattatctgtgagttcacatcacatgtgtacctaaaaatcatgtttgtgaagcacttactgtgcatttctgatacatttattgtgaatttctaaaatgtttttgtgaaaaacagtgtgcacatttgtgagaaacacttattgtgcatttgtaaaacatttagtgtgcatgtgtgaaacacaatctgtgtgtttgtgaaacacagggtgtgtatttcagaatttatttttcacgtttgcataaaatgacatttgtgaatcggagcgtgtgcatttgtaaaacagattgtgtgcatttctgattattgagactgaattaactccatacatttcttgctaaaaaaaatcattttgtcagtcaaaagtgccaaaagtgtcaaaaaagcgttttcggctcttagactgttttgaattttaaacttacaacgtggcataaaataacacttttttgagctgcaaatgagaactttaaattttgagtggttttgtgcttaaagttcatttgtcagtcaaaagtgccaaaagtgtcaaaaaagagtTTTCTGCTCTAAGTATTACTGGTTTGAactttcaacttacaacgtgacaaaaaaataacactttcttgaactgcaaatgagaacttaatTTTTTGGGGGcatttgtttctaaaaaaatcattttatcggtcaaaagtgcagaaagtgtcaaaaaagcgttttcggctctatgactgttttgaattttaaacttacaacgtggcataaaataacactttcttgaactgcaaatgaaaactttgacttttgggtgcgttttttttttctaaaaagaaatcattttgtcagtcagaagtgccaaaagtgtctaAAAAGCTTTTTCGgctctatgactgttttgaattttcaacatACATTGtggataaaataacactttcttgaactacaaatgagaactttgacttttgagtggattttgtgcataaaaatcattttgtcagtcaaaaatgccaaaagtgtcaaaaaacgatTTCTGCTCAGagtctgactgttttgaattttcaactttttacgtgacaaaaaataacactttcttgaactgcaaatgaaaactttgacttttgggtgcgttttttgc
The Oryzias latipes chromosome 13, ASM223467v1 DNA segment above includes these coding regions:
- the LOC111948487 gene encoding uncharacterized protein LOC111948487 isoform X1; translated protein: MRLICFVCRVHFVNVNNLVRHMRLIHGFYSGKALRLKCAQPGCCHVFGTFSGFRKHLLTKHCEQTEPEEESVDTVDSDVRNDSQLAINENTASISQVVPVSDRSTLDLCASAIAQLQVAGVAQSTLNGFVSSMEEVVMDIQSQAKATALKCLAPQDKRLKIKVEKSFEKLENPFTSFNSETKRSNYFQQKWKTVEPVEKVLGVRLENRRNRSSGTYKQVIVTDKFAYVPILETLQSIIRNPNFAHMLTSSHLSKDGVYFDIQDGLYVKSHPLFSKKDFAFLIQLFYDEFETANPLGSKKGIHKLGGIYFTLRNFPPKLNSSLVNIHLCALFHAQDIKTYGFNTILEPIISDLKVLETCGITSPMFQSPVRGSIVQVTGDNLGLHGIFGFVESFSAHYCCRFCVTEKSEFQSVFCENESIIVRTKDMHAEHCCTLQTNPQLPHFYGVKRSSLLNTLQFFDTADNLSVDVMHDILEGVAQFEVKLILEYVQQNFLTAKELSGRTESFNYGHTERRNRPPAVKLFDGSNDLGLNAIQSWCLLRNMPLIFGDLVQKGNEYWHLLLLLLQIVGIVFAPVITDGMTIFLKHLIVEHHQLFKHLFPSRNLLPKHHFMIHYPRCIRNIGPILHMWSMRYEAKHNFFKTQLKSFKNITKTLAKRHQRYMALHWEAFSHFRLMVGPGKMFWLQDLKEGPEIADKLNTAISTNVLSVKWVKHNGTEYKPGLIVCVEVANEMPVFYKIHTIFVKDEQVVLALSGVETVCFDEHYHAFKILLKPFQIVTVLNIQDLFYYKPMDVQMTYGPSDTSMYVVPYCHLMQV